From a single Streptomyces liliifuscus genomic region:
- a CDS encoding serine-threonine protein kinase, translating to MAEPEVGVTPYWELTFDADGDVNAGQRDRLLKEASERGVKDLIVFAHGWNSDRSGATRLYSRFFEPFPGLVPNARLGFVGVVWPSMRFSDEPIPDFERAVTAATVGPALDKGTRGGLLEVFPGRATLVDQIARMLDQQPDEEAALEEYGRLVRLLVELHPEAPGTAFAADTVAEAGPQCDPEMFLGDTAEMCREFARTLAEERAGADGELAVGVGAGTGAGAGAEGVQASFGLPRVWDGAHELLRQATYFAMKRRAGTVGERGLGPLVGRLAQVAPGLRVHLVGHSFGGRLVSFALRGLPRGVRNVKSVTLLQAAFSHYAFAARLPHDARGKGVLHGQQDRVDGPLVCCFSRFDSALGTIYPMASRMAGDSNSAVDLRLPRLLGSKWGALGFDGVQAVAGTKAFKLADALRAKLPVSGCVNIDASAVVKRGGAPAGAHSDICHRELAQVVLAAGRVK from the coding sequence ATGGCGGAGCCGGAAGTGGGTGTGACTCCCTACTGGGAGCTGACGTTCGACGCGGACGGGGATGTGAACGCGGGGCAGCGCGACCGGCTGCTGAAGGAGGCGTCGGAGCGGGGCGTCAAGGATCTGATCGTGTTCGCGCACGGCTGGAACAGCGACCGGTCGGGGGCCACACGGCTCTACAGCCGGTTCTTCGAACCGTTCCCCGGGCTGGTGCCGAACGCCCGGCTCGGGTTCGTGGGCGTGGTGTGGCCGTCGATGCGGTTCTCGGACGAGCCGATCCCCGACTTCGAGCGGGCGGTGACGGCGGCGACCGTGGGGCCCGCTCTGGACAAGGGCACCCGCGGCGGTCTGCTGGAGGTCTTCCCGGGCCGGGCCACCCTGGTCGACCAGATCGCCCGGATGCTCGACCAACAGCCGGACGAGGAAGCGGCGTTGGAGGAGTACGGGCGGCTCGTACGGCTGCTGGTCGAGCTGCATCCCGAGGCGCCCGGGACCGCGTTCGCCGCGGACACCGTGGCGGAGGCCGGGCCGCAGTGCGACCCGGAGATGTTCCTCGGGGACACGGCGGAGATGTGCCGGGAGTTCGCACGGACGCTGGCGGAGGAACGGGCGGGCGCCGACGGCGAACTCGCGGTCGGAGTCGGGGCCGGAACCGGGGCCGGTGCCGGGGCCGAGGGAGTCCAGGCGTCGTTCGGACTCCCCCGGGTCTGGGACGGCGCGCATGAACTGCTGCGGCAGGCGACGTACTTCGCCATGAAGCGGCGCGCGGGCACGGTCGGTGAGCGCGGGCTCGGTCCGCTGGTCGGGCGGCTCGCGCAGGTGGCGCCCGGGCTGCGGGTGCATCTCGTGGGGCACAGCTTCGGCGGGCGCCTGGTGTCGTTCGCGCTGCGCGGGCTGCCCAGGGGCGTGCGGAACGTGAAGTCGGTGACGCTGCTCCAAGCGGCCTTCTCCCACTACGCGTTCGCGGCCCGGCTGCCGCACGACGCGCGGGGCAAGGGCGTCCTGCACGGTCAACAGGACCGTGTGGACGGCCCGTTGGTCTGCTGTTTCTCGCGCTTCGACTCGGCGCTCGGGACGATCTACCCGATGGCCTCCCGGATGGCGGGCGACAGCAACTCCGCCGTCGACCTGCGGCTTCCGCGTCTTCTCGGCAGCAAGTGGGGGGCGTTGGGGTTCGACGGGGTGCAGGCGGTGGCGGGCACGAAGGCGTTCAAGCTCGCCGACGCGCTGCGGGCGAAGCTGCCCGTGTCGGGGTGTGTGAACATCGACGCGTCCGCGGTGGTGAAGCGCGGCGGAGCCCCGGCGGGGGCCCACAGCGACATCTGTCACCGGGAGTTGGCGCAGGTGGTGCTGGCGGCGGGCCGTGTCAAGTGA
- a CDS encoding DMT family transporter, with amino-acid sequence MSVLVLLLSVGAACCLGFGFVLQQNAASHAPLGDFLSPRLLLDLVRVPRWLGGIGLMVVGMVLGAIALSNGEISLVEPLLATNLVFALVLSRRQTRQPLGRQGWAGLLLLAGGVTAFIVAGQPQGGDARTDPFRQWLIIGTVLGLALLLTTYAKRSLLSAGPVLLGAAAGLLYGVQDALTRVSGQRFSDGGWIALATGWQVYGVVALGITGLVLVQSAFETAPLRMSLPALTAAQPLAGIACGVGFLGDRLRTDAGALTWEVLGLAGIVIGVVLLGMHPAMPSGATPKERVRVQV; translated from the coding sequence GTGTCGGTCCTGGTTCTCCTCCTCTCCGTCGGCGCGGCCTGCTGTCTCGGCTTCGGCTTCGTCCTCCAGCAGAACGCCGCCTCGCACGCACCACTCGGCGACTTCCTCTCCCCCCGCCTGCTCCTCGACCTGGTGCGGGTGCCTCGCTGGCTGGGCGGCATCGGGCTGATGGTCGTCGGCATGGTGCTCGGCGCGATCGCCCTCTCGAACGGCGAGATCTCCCTGGTCGAACCACTGCTCGCGACGAACCTGGTATTTGCACTCGTACTCTCCCGGCGCCAGACCCGGCAGCCGCTCGGACGGCAGGGCTGGGCGGGACTCCTCCTGCTCGCGGGCGGCGTGACGGCCTTCATCGTGGCCGGCCAACCACAGGGCGGCGACGCCCGCACGGACCCGTTCCGCCAGTGGCTGATCATCGGCACGGTGCTGGGTCTCGCCCTCCTGCTCACCACATACGCAAAACGCTCCCTCCTGAGCGCGGGCCCCGTACTGCTCGGAGCGGCAGCCGGACTCCTCTACGGCGTCCAGGACGCCCTCACCCGAGTGAGCGGCCAACGCTTCTCCGACGGCGGATGGATCGCGCTCGCCACGGGATGGCAGGTCTACGGGGTCGTGGCACTCGGAATCACAGGACTCGTACTGGTCCAGAGCGCGTTCGAGACGGCACCCCTCCGCATGTCACTGCCGGCACTCACCGCCGCGCAGCCGCTCGCCGGTATCGCCTGCGGGGTGGGCTTCCTCGGGGACCGTCTACGCACCGACGCGGGCGCCCTGACCTGGGAGGTCCTGGGTCTCGCCGGGATCGTGATCGGAGTCGTGCTGCTGGGCATGCACCCCGCGATGCCGAGCGGCGCGACACCCAAGGAACGAGTCCGGGTCCAGGTATGA
- a CDS encoding acyl-CoA dehydrogenase family protein, which yields MDFAFDARTEELRTKLLAFMDEYVYPAEAVAHEQREQLASPWDTPAVVEELKAEARRQGLWNLFLPDSEYGAGLTNLQYAPLAEITGRSPQLAPTALNCAAPDTGNMEVLAQFGDDQHKKQWLEPLLAGEIRSAFAMTEPEVASSDATNITTLIERDGDEYVVSGRKWYISGAMNPDCKIFIVMGKTDPDGSDIRRQQSMVLVPRDTPGVEVRRAMQVYGYEDHSHGGHAEVVFHGARVPASNLIGEEGGGFAIAQARLGPGRIHHCMRLIGMAERAIELMCRRAVSRTAFGKSLAQQGVVHNWIADARVAVEQLRLLVLKTAWMMDTVGNKGAHAEIQAIKIATPRTVVDIIDKAVQLHGAGGVSQDFPLAELWAGARTLKLADGPDEVHQRSLARRELKRYV from the coding sequence ATGGACTTCGCATTCGACGCACGCACCGAGGAGCTGCGCACCAAGCTCCTCGCCTTCATGGACGAGTACGTCTATCCGGCGGAGGCCGTCGCGCACGAGCAGCGTGAGCAGCTCGCCTCGCCGTGGGACACCCCGGCCGTGGTCGAGGAGTTGAAGGCGGAGGCCCGCCGCCAGGGCCTGTGGAACCTCTTCCTCCCGGACTCCGAGTACGGGGCAGGGCTGACGAACCTCCAGTACGCGCCGCTCGCCGAAATCACGGGCCGTTCCCCGCAGTTGGCGCCGACCGCGCTGAACTGCGCGGCGCCGGACACCGGCAACATGGAGGTGCTGGCCCAGTTCGGGGACGACCAGCACAAGAAGCAGTGGCTGGAGCCGCTGCTCGCCGGTGAGATCCGTTCGGCGTTCGCGATGACCGAGCCCGAGGTGGCGTCGTCCGACGCCACGAACATCACGACGCTGATCGAGCGGGACGGCGACGAGTACGTCGTCTCCGGCCGCAAGTGGTACATCTCGGGGGCGATGAACCCCGACTGCAAGATCTTCATCGTGATGGGCAAGACGGATCCCGACGGGTCGGACATCCGCCGCCAGCAGTCGATGGTGCTGGTGCCGCGGGACACGCCCGGTGTGGAGGTGCGTCGTGCGATGCAGGTCTACGGCTACGAGGACCACTCCCACGGCGGTCACGCCGAGGTGGTCTTCCACGGGGCCCGGGTCCCGGCCTCGAACCTCATCGGCGAGGAGGGCGGCGGCTTCGCCATCGCGCAGGCGCGGCTCGGCCCCGGCCGCATCCACCACTGCATGCGGCTGATCGGCATGGCCGAGCGGGCGATCGAGCTGATGTGCCGACGGGCGGTGTCGCGTACCGCGTTCGGCAAGTCGCTGGCCCAGCAGGGGGTCGTCCACAACTGGATCGCGGACGCGCGGGTGGCGGTCGAGCAGCTGCGTCTGCTGGTCCTCAAGACGGCCTGGATGATGGACACCGTCGGCAACAAGGGCGCCCACGCCGAGATCCAGGCGATCAAGATCGCCACGCCTCGGACGGTCGTCGACATCATCGACAAGGCGGTCCAGCTGCACGGCGCGGGCGGGGTCAGCCAGGACTTCCCGCTGGCCGAGCTCTGGGCCGGCGCCCGCACCCTGAAGCTGGCCGACGGCCCGGACGAGGTCCACCAGCGATCACTGGCCCGCCGCGAACTGAAGCGGTACGTCTGA
- a CDS encoding class I adenylate-forming enzyme family protein, translating into MTTSLYAAQPWLALLNDAQRGPISPADSPVHALRRAVAEAPDTTFLAYFDGRLTYREVDELSDSVAGHLAARGLERGDRVAVLLQNSPLFVLAVLGAWKAGATVLPVNPMYKSGEVTHVLRDGEVAALICSDRAWETYLRETAADSPVRVVLTGCELDLQTRGDARVLNFERLPQAPDADDLVTVAKAGHRAPEGRDPRPSDVALISYTSGTSGAPKGATNTHANVMYNAERQRTGLALPEAPVYFAMAPLFHITGMVCQFAACLNSAGTLVLAYRFEAGVVLDAFAEHRPHYTVGPSTAFMALAAHPSVTPDHFSSFVNISSGGAPVPPALVEKFRAGFGPYIRNGYGLTECTAPCASVPPGREAPVDPVSGTLAVGLPGPETVVRIVDDQGAEVPFGEQGEILVRGPQVVPGYWRRPEATAETFPDGELRTGDIGFMDADGWLYVVDRKKDMINASGFKVWPREVEDVLYTHPAVREAAVVGVPDGYRGETVKAYISLRPGAEEDPAALAAYCKERLAAYKYPRQVEILPDLPKTASGKILRRELRSRSQDGQ; encoded by the coding sequence GTGACCACCTCCCTGTACGCGGCCCAGCCGTGGCTCGCGCTCCTGAACGACGCCCAGCGCGGGCCCATAAGCCCCGCCGACTCGCCGGTGCACGCCCTGCGACGGGCCGTCGCCGAGGCCCCCGACACCACCTTCCTCGCCTACTTCGACGGACGGCTCACCTACCGCGAGGTCGACGAGCTGAGCGACTCAGTCGCCGGACACCTCGCCGCCCGCGGCCTGGAGCGCGGTGACCGGGTCGCCGTCCTGCTGCAGAACTCCCCGCTCTTCGTTCTCGCCGTCCTCGGCGCCTGGAAGGCCGGCGCGACCGTCCTGCCCGTCAACCCCATGTACAAGTCGGGGGAGGTCACCCACGTCCTGCGGGACGGCGAGGTCGCCGCGCTGATCTGCTCCGACCGCGCCTGGGAGACGTACCTGCGCGAGACGGCCGCCGACTCGCCCGTACGCGTCGTACTGACCGGCTGCGAACTGGATCTCCAGACGCGGGGCGACGCACGCGTGCTGAACTTCGAGCGGCTGCCCCAGGCGCCGGACGCCGACGATCTGGTGACTGTCGCGAAGGCCGGTCACCGGGCCCCCGAGGGCCGCGACCCCCGCCCCTCGGACGTGGCGCTGATCAGCTACACCTCGGGCACCAGTGGCGCCCCCAAGGGAGCCACCAACACCCACGCCAACGTCATGTACAACGCCGAGCGGCAGCGGACCGGCCTCGCGCTGCCCGAGGCGCCCGTGTACTTCGCGATGGCACCGCTGTTCCACATCACCGGGATGGTCTGCCAGTTCGCCGCCTGCCTCAACAGCGCGGGCACGCTCGTCCTCGCGTACCGCTTCGAGGCGGGAGTCGTCCTCGACGCGTTCGCCGAGCACCGGCCCCACTACACGGTCGGCCCCTCGACCGCCTTCATGGCACTGGCCGCGCACCCGTCCGTCACGCCGGACCACTTCTCCTCCTTCGTGAACATCTCCTCCGGCGGAGCGCCCGTGCCGCCCGCGCTCGTCGAGAAGTTCCGGGCGGGCTTCGGGCCGTACATCCGCAACGGCTACGGACTCACCGAGTGCACCGCGCCCTGCGCCTCCGTGCCGCCAGGCCGCGAGGCCCCCGTCGACCCGGTCTCCGGGACGCTGGCCGTCGGTCTGCCGGGGCCCGAGACGGTCGTCCGGATCGTCGACGACCAGGGCGCGGAGGTCCCCTTCGGCGAGCAGGGCGAGATCCTCGTACGAGGTCCGCAGGTCGTGCCCGGCTACTGGCGCCGGCCCGAGGCCACCGCGGAGACCTTCCCGGACGGCGAGCTGCGCACCGGCGACATCGGCTTCATGGACGCGGACGGCTGGCTCTACGTGGTCGACCGCAAGAAGGACATGATCAACGCGTCCGGGTTCAAGGTGTGGCCGCGCGAGGTCGAGGACGTCCTCTACACCCACCCGGCGGTCCGTGAGGCGGCTGTCGTCGGGGTGCCCGACGGATACCGCGGCGAGACCGTCAAGGCCTACATCAGCCTCCGGCCGGGCGCCGAGGAGGACCCCGCCGCACTCGCCGCATACTGCAAGGAGAGACTGGCCGCCTACAAATACCCGCGTCAGGTCGAGATCCTGCCCGACTTGCCGAAGACGGCAAGTGGGAAGATCCTCCGTCGGGAGCTGCGTTCCCGGTCGCAGGACGGTCAGTAG
- a CDS encoding exo-beta-N-acetylmuramidase NamZ family protein, with amino-acid sequence MRRLSRRSLLAATTAAAAFSANPPAAAAQEPREQRGARRLRTGFERLAADGYALLEGERVGIVTNPTGITRDVRHIVDVMHADDRVNLVAVFGPEHGFRGTAQAGGSEGRYDDPATGLPVYDTYLKSGQPLADIFTASGVDTVVFDIQDAGARFYTYIWTLYDCMEAARLAGKRFVVLDRPNPVTGRSAQGPVLHKEFATFVGREPIAQAHGMTVAELARLFNKEFLAAPVPLDTVLMSGWKRSDFYDASGLPWVPPSPNMPTPDTALVYSGTCLFEGTNLSEGRGTTRPFELLGAEGIDRRWAAEVGRLGLPGVHFREAYFAPTFSKFQGKTVGGVQIHVHDRAAYDPVRTGIALLVTAKKVWSGFAWRPDNWIDKLTGSTQVRTMIDAGAGADEVVAAWQGELAAFRRMRGKYLLYR; translated from the coding sequence ATGCGCCGCCTGTCCAGACGAAGTCTCCTCGCCGCGACAACCGCCGCGGCGGCGTTCTCGGCGAACCCGCCCGCCGCGGCCGCCCAGGAACCACGGGAACAAAGGGGTGCCCGCCGCCTACGAACCGGCTTCGAGCGTCTCGCCGCGGACGGCTACGCACTCCTCGAAGGCGAGCGCGTAGGGATCGTCACCAACCCGACCGGTATCACCAGGGACGTCCGCCACATCGTCGACGTCATGCACGCGGACGACCGGGTGAACCTGGTGGCCGTCTTCGGCCCCGAGCACGGCTTCCGCGGCACCGCCCAGGCCGGCGGCTCCGAGGGCCGCTACGACGACCCGGCGACCGGCCTCCCGGTCTACGACACGTATCTGAAGAGCGGGCAGCCGCTGGCCGACATCTTCACGGCCTCCGGCGTGGACACCGTCGTCTTCGACATCCAGGACGCGGGCGCCCGCTTCTACACGTACATCTGGACGCTGTACGACTGCATGGAGGCGGCCCGGCTCGCCGGGAAGCGTTTCGTGGTGCTCGACCGGCCGAACCCGGTGACCGGCCGGAGCGCACAGGGGCCCGTGCTGCACAAGGAGTTCGCGACCTTCGTGGGCCGGGAGCCGATCGCGCAGGCGCACGGGATGACGGTGGCGGAGCTGGCGCGGCTGTTCAACAAGGAGTTCCTCGCGGCACCGGTTCCGCTGGACACCGTGCTGATGTCGGGCTGGAAGCGGTCCGACTTCTACGACGCCTCCGGCCTCCCCTGGGTGCCGCCGAGCCCCAACATGCCGACGCCGGACACCGCGCTCGTGTACTCGGGAACGTGTCTCTTCGAAGGGACGAATCTGTCGGAGGGGCGCGGCACGACCCGTCCGTTCGAGCTGCTCGGTGCGGAGGGCATCGACCGGCGGTGGGCCGCCGAGGTGGGTCGACTCGGGCTGCCCGGTGTGCACTTCAGGGAGGCGTACTTCGCGCCGACCTTCTCCAAGTTCCAGGGGAAGACCGTCGGGGGCGTACAGATCCATGTCCACGACCGGGCCGCGTACGACCCCGTACGCACCGGGATCGCGCTGCTGGTGACCGCCAAGAAGGTGTGGAGCGGGTTCGCCTGGCGCCCGGACAACTGGATCGACAAGCTGACGGGGTCCACGCAGGTCCGCACGATGATCGACGCGGGTGCGGGTGCCGACGAGGTCGTGGCGGCCTGGCAGGGCGAGCTGGCGGCCTTCCGACGGATGCGCGGAAAGTACCTCCTCTATCGCTGA
- a CDS encoding SDR family oxidoreductase, whose translation MVEAVQGAGVVVTGAGGGIGAALARRFAAEGARVVVNDLDAGKAKAVAEEIGAVAVPGDASAIVAEARDALGGTVDVYCANAGLGSGGSEAAPERVWELAWDVNVMAHVRAANELLPAWLERGSGRFVSTVSAAGLLTMVGAAPYSVTKHGAYAFAEWLSLTYRHRGLKVHAICPQGVRTDMLASTGSAGDLVLKPTAIEPEDVADALFAGIEEDRFLILPHPEVADYYRARADDPDRWLTSMNHIQQKWEADGR comes from the coding sequence ATGGTGGAAGCCGTGCAGGGTGCCGGAGTGGTTGTCACCGGAGCTGGAGGGGGCATCGGGGCCGCGTTGGCGCGGCGGTTCGCTGCCGAAGGGGCCCGGGTCGTCGTCAATGATCTGGATGCCGGGAAGGCGAAGGCCGTCGCCGAGGAGATCGGGGCTGTTGCCGTTCCGGGGGACGCCTCCGCGATCGTGGCCGAGGCGCGGGACGCCCTCGGGGGCACGGTCGACGTCTACTGCGCCAATGCCGGGCTCGGCTCCGGAGGGTCGGAGGCGGCTCCGGAACGGGTGTGGGAGCTCGCCTGGGACGTGAACGTGATGGCCCACGTCCGGGCGGCCAACGAACTGCTCCCCGCCTGGCTGGAGCGCGGCAGCGGCCGTTTCGTCTCCACCGTCTCGGCGGCCGGACTGCTCACCATGGTCGGCGCGGCCCCGTACAGCGTCACCAAGCACGGCGCGTACGCCTTCGCCGAGTGGCTCTCCCTCACGTACCGCCACCGCGGCCTCAAGGTCCACGCGATATGTCCGCAGGGCGTCCGCACCGACATGCTCGCGAGCACCGGCAGCGCGGGCGACCTCGTGCTCAAGCCCACCGCCATCGAGCCCGAGGACGTCGCGGACGCCCTCTTCGCCGGGATCGAGGAGGACCGCTTCCTGATCCTGCCGCACCCCGAGGTCGCCGACTACTACCGGGCGCGGGCCGACGACCCCGACCGCTGGCTGACGAGCATGAACCACATCCAGCAGAAGTGGGAGGCGGACGGCCGGTGA
- a CDS encoding DUF202 domain-containing protein yields MEPHRSAEDDRDPGLQPERTRLAWRRTTLAGTVATVLAVKAALNNGTDAPGITVAALCCVLWLGFLTVAHRRIRVLAEGGKPTPLTPRHAGAATLCTVALAACAVALIL; encoded by the coding sequence ATGGAGCCCCACCGGAGCGCGGAAGACGACCGGGATCCCGGCCTCCAGCCGGAACGCACACGGCTGGCATGGCGACGTACGACCCTGGCGGGAACAGTAGCGACCGTGCTGGCCGTGAAGGCAGCGCTGAACAACGGGACGGACGCACCGGGCATCACGGTGGCCGCGCTCTGCTGCGTACTGTGGCTGGGATTCCTCACCGTGGCACACCGAAGGATCCGCGTACTGGCCGAGGGCGGAAAGCCCACGCCGCTCACCCCGAGGCACGCAGGCGCCGCCACTCTCTGCACCGTCGCACTGGCGGCCTGCGCGGTGGCCCTGATCCTCTGA
- a CDS encoding phosphotransferase family protein, with the protein MSSDHPPGLDLDRLRGLLDSERPGLVDGPLTGRLIEGGRSNLTYAVTDGTSKWVVRRPPLGHVLATAHDMKREHRVISALHPTAVPVPRTRLLCEDVEVLGAPFYVMDFVEGTPYRTAEQLAPLGPERTRGAVLGLVDTLVELHAVDPAEVGLADFGRPEGFLDRQLRRWGKQLDASRNRDLTGIDELHAALGRELPNSPTPTVVHGDYRLDNVLIGEDDEIKAILDWEMSTLGDPLTDLGLLVMYSIPLGMPDSPVSTTARAAGHPEPAELIERYAARSGRDVSAVAWYTAFAWFKLAVILEGIHYRYTLGQTVGAGFDRIGDLVPVFIEHGLTTLQEG; encoded by the coding sequence ATGAGTTCAGACCACCCGCCAGGTCTCGATCTCGACCGGCTGCGCGGCCTGCTCGACAGCGAGCGGCCGGGACTGGTCGACGGCCCGTTGACCGGCCGGCTGATCGAGGGCGGACGGTCGAACCTCACGTACGCGGTGACGGACGGCACCTCGAAGTGGGTCGTACGCCGCCCCCCGCTGGGCCATGTCCTGGCGACCGCGCACGACATGAAGCGCGAGCACCGGGTGATCAGCGCACTGCACCCGACAGCCGTACCCGTGCCGCGCACGCGCCTGCTGTGCGAGGACGTGGAGGTGCTGGGCGCGCCGTTCTACGTCATGGACTTCGTGGAGGGCACGCCCTACCGGACCGCCGAGCAGCTCGCCCCGCTCGGCCCGGAGCGCACGCGCGGCGCGGTGCTCGGCCTGGTGGACACGCTGGTCGAGCTGCACGCGGTGGACCCCGCCGAGGTGGGCCTCGCCGACTTCGGCCGCCCCGAGGGCTTCCTCGACCGGCAACTGCGGCGCTGGGGCAAGCAGTTGGACGCGTCCCGCAACCGCGACCTGACCGGCATCGACGAACTGCACGCCGCCCTGGGCCGCGAGCTGCCCAACTCCCCCACGCCCACGGTCGTGCACGGCGACTACCGCCTCGACAACGTGCTGATCGGCGAGGACGACGAGATCAAGGCGATCCTCGACTGGGAGATGTCCACGCTGGGCGATCCGCTCACCGACCTGGGGCTGCTGGTGATGTACAGCATCCCGCTCGGAATGCCCGACTCGCCGGTCTCCACGACGGCCAGGGCCGCCGGGCACCCGGAGCCGGCGGAGCTGATCGAGCGGTACGCCGCGCGCTCGGGGCGCGACGTGTCCGCCGTCGCCTGGTACACGGCGTTCGCGTGGTTCAAGCTCGCCGTGATCCTGGAGGGCATCCACTACCGCTACACACTCGGCCAGACCGTCGGCGCGGGCTTCGACCGCATCGGTGACCTGGTCCCCGTCTTCATCGAGCACGGCCTGACCACTCTTCAGGAAGGCTGA
- a CDS encoding NUDIX domain-containing protein codes for MSSADEILDVVDEHDEVVGQARRGDVYTRGMRHRCTFIQVRDAQGRLFVHRRTPTKLVFPSLYDMFVGGVVGAGETYDEAALREAEEELGVSGLPHPTFLFKFLYDDGAGKSWWSAVYEVLCELPVEPQVEEVAWHGFLPEAEVRRRLTEWDWVPDGMSAYSRLRALRGRG; via the coding sequence ATGAGCTCCGCCGACGAGATCCTCGACGTGGTCGACGAACACGACGAGGTAGTGGGGCAGGCCAGGCGCGGCGACGTATACACCCGAGGCATGCGACACCGCTGCACCTTCATCCAGGTCAGAGACGCGCAAGGCCGCCTGTTCGTCCACCGCCGCACACCGACCAAGCTGGTGTTCCCCTCCCTGTACGACATGTTCGTGGGCGGAGTGGTCGGCGCGGGCGAAACGTACGACGAAGCGGCGCTCCGGGAGGCCGAGGAAGAGCTGGGCGTCTCCGGCCTCCCCCACCCCACCTTCCTCTTCAAGTTCCTGTACGACGACGGCGCCGGGAAGTCCTGGTGGTCGGCCGTGTACGAGGTGCTCTGCGAGCTGCCGGTCGAGCCCCAGGTCGAGGAGGTCGCCTGGCACGGGTTCCTGCCGGAGGCGGAGGTGCGGCGGCGGTTGACGGAGTGGGATTGGGTCCCGGACGGCATGTCAGCGTATTCGCGGCTGCGGGCTTTGCGGGGACGAGGCTGA
- a CDS encoding TetR/AcrR family transcriptional regulator: MPRTTDGDGTPVPRRLLAAATRLFAERGYDRTSVQEIVEAAGVTKGALYHYFGSKDDLLHEVYARVLRVQQERLDAFADADAPVEERLRGAAADVVVTTIDNLDDAAIFFRSMHHLSPEKNKQVRAERRRYHERFRALIEEGQEAGVFSKATPADLVVDYHFGSVHHLSTWYRPDGPLPPQEVADHLADLLLRALRP; this comes from the coding sequence GTGCCCAGGACGACGGACGGGGACGGCACGCCCGTCCCGCGGCGGCTCTTGGCGGCCGCCACCCGGCTCTTCGCCGAGCGCGGTTACGACCGCACCTCGGTCCAGGAGATCGTCGAGGCGGCCGGTGTCACCAAGGGGGCGCTGTACCACTACTTCGGCTCCAAGGACGACCTGCTCCACGAGGTGTACGCGCGTGTCCTGCGGGTTCAGCAGGAGCGGCTGGACGCCTTCGCCGACGCGGACGCGCCGGTGGAGGAGCGGTTGCGGGGTGCCGCCGCCGATGTCGTCGTCACGACGATCGACAACCTCGACGACGCGGCGATCTTCTTCCGCTCGATGCACCACCTGAGTCCCGAGAAGAACAAGCAGGTGCGGGCCGAGCGGCGGCGGTACCACGAGCGGTTTCGTGCGCTGATCGAGGAGGGGCAGGAGGCCGGGGTCTTCTCGAAGGCGACTCCGGCCGATCTTGTTGTCGACTATCACTTCGGGTCCGTGCACCACCTGTCCACGTGGTACCGGCCCGACGGTCCGCTCCCTCCGCAGGAGGTCGCCGACCATCTGGCGGACCTGCTGCTGCGGGCGCTCAGACCGTAG
- a CDS encoding YidH family protein gives MIEFRRNIQLWFAPERIKEDGRTPDYRFSLANERTFLAWLRTALALIGGGFAVDQFLPDLRWAWRAGLALGLLGAGVLCALRAVNHWVRCEQAMRRGEDLPVSRFPALLSIGVAVVALAMVVVVLFGWEG, from the coding sequence GTGATCGAATTCAGGCGGAACATCCAGTTGTGGTTCGCACCTGAGCGGATCAAGGAAGACGGCCGCACGCCGGACTACCGCTTCTCGCTGGCCAACGAGCGGACGTTTCTGGCCTGGCTGCGGACCGCGCTCGCGCTGATCGGCGGCGGCTTCGCCGTGGACCAGTTTCTGCCGGATCTGCGATGGGCCTGGCGGGCCGGCCTGGCGCTCGGGCTGCTCGGCGCCGGCGTGCTGTGCGCACTGCGGGCCGTGAACCACTGGGTCCGGTGCGAACAGGCGATGCGCCGGGGCGAGGACCTCCCGGTGTCGCGGTTTCCCGCACTGCTGAGCATCGGCGTGGCCGTCGTCGCCCTCGCCATGGTCGTCGTCGTGCTGTTCGGGTGGGAGGGGTGA